Part of the Paenibacillus antri genome is shown below.
ATCATCTCGAGCGTGGCGGGCGCCGGCACGGGGTAGAGACCGTGATCGATGTGGATCGTCCCGGCGCCGAGCGGGACGGGCGCCGACATGACGCGATCGGGATTCAGGCTGTCGACCGCGAGCGCCACGCCGACGATGTCGACGATGGAGTCGACGGCGCCGACCTCGTGGAAGTGTACCGTCTCGAGCGGAATGCCGTGAATTTTCGATTCGGCGGCGCCGATCTTGGCGAAGATCGCGAGGCTTAGCTGCGTCGCGCGCTCGCTGAGGCCCGCGTCTTCGATCAGCTTCACGATATCCGCGTACCCGCGTTGATCATGGTGGTGATGTCCGTGCGCATGATCGTGATCGTGACTGTGGCCGTGGTTATGATCGTGCCCGTGGCTGTGACTATGCCCATGATCGTGGCTATGGTCATGGCTATGGCCGTGGTCGTGGCTATGGTCATGGCTGTGCGTATGCCCATGCCCGTGATCATGTTCGTGCGAATGCGAGTGCGAGTGCGAGTGCGAGTGACCATGATCGTGCGTATGCACCACCTTGAAAGGCACCCTCACCGGCGGCGATTCGTCCTCGAGCAGCACGTCCGCTTTCAGCGCGGAGATGCCCTTCTTATTCACGCGGTGCCAGGACAGCGTATACCCGCCGACGTTCAGCTTGGCGAGCTCCCGTTCGATATACGCTCGATCCGCGCCCAAGTCGACCAAGGATGCCAGCGTCATGTCGCCGGACAGCCCGGAGAAGCAGTCGAAATATAAAATTCGCATGTCGTCGATTCCTACCTCTTCGCGATATGGGAGTGAATGATGCCTGCGTTGTACCCGGCGCCGAAGCCGTTGTCGATGTTGACGACGGAGACGCCCGGGGCGCAGGAGTTTAGCATCGTCAGCAGCGCCGAGACGCCGCCGAAGTTGGCGCCGTATCCGACGCTGGTCGGCACGGCGAGAATGGGCTT
Proteins encoded:
- a CDS encoding LarC family nickel insertion protein; translation: MRILYFDCFSGLSGDMTLASLVDLGADRAYIERELAKLNVGGYTLSWHRVNKKGISALKADVLLEDESPPVRVPFKVVHTHDHGHSHSHSHSHSHEHDHGHGHTHSHDHSHDHGHSHDHSHDHGHSHSHGHDHNHGHSHDHDHAHGHHHHDQRGYADIVKLIEDAGLSERATQLSLAIFAKIGAAESKIHGIPLETVHFHEVGAVDSIVDIVGVALAVDSLNPDRVMSAPVPLGAGTIHIDHGLYPVPAPATLEMMRGLPIAPSTHRLELTTPTGAAIVAALVDEFSSSLPPMIVEAVGYGAGTRELPNQPNVLRTVLGFAEKRLHVWPGAQQAEAVTAQHHDQERHHSGQ